In the Anolis sagrei isolate rAnoSag1 chromosome 1, rAnoSag1.mat, whole genome shotgun sequence genome, gTAATTTTGAAAGTATGTTAATAAAATTGTTGGCAATGTAATGGAAAATCCTACAGTGCATTAAATAATGTAGACTACTGATCAGTGCATCTaagctgtaaaattaatgcagtttgatgcctctttaactgtcatgatgCAAAGCTATGGAGtaaagggaattgtagttttacaaggtctttagccttctctgccaaagacttctGGTGCCTCACCGAACACttgcatgattccacagcattgagccaaggcagttaaactggtgtctaTGTTGTAGGTGTATCTTCAGATTCTTAAATTCTACTGATTTATTCCTAAAGCTGACTTTAAAAAACTTTAATCCTCACTCATTCATACCACACTCTACTGATCCAATTTATAGCAAGCAACTGTCAATCACCAACCCAATTAAAATCCTTTAATGTATTTTACCAATCAGCCTTTACTCTCAATATTCCATTTGCTCTCTCCCACAGTTAGTTCCTTCCCTGATTATTTAATATATGCAAAACGAAATGACCTTATTGTTATATAGTGTTTTCTACAAAAGGTCCATGACATCAAAGTCAACAACAAAATTGAGATAGGATAACAAACTGATGTTCTCGCAGGCTTCTGAAATGGATAATTAAATACAGCTTCACCGTGTCTCAAGGCTGAAGCTATTGATAATAAATTCTGTTGAAACAATATGGGGGAAAGTAGCTTAAGGTTTTAATTTGCTTCTATATAGAGCAATTGTAGATGATACCAGAATTGTCCTGGGGCTTACTAAAGTCAATAGAAACTGATTTGAGCTGGGAAGGGATCGGGAAGGTGTAACGATCTGACATTATGAGTTTTGCAATAAAACCCATCCTTGCTAGTTGTTTGATTTGGCTCTCAAACTCTGAGCGCAAAATAACATAGAAAATATCACTTGTGGGCTGATCTTATATAAggattttattatttacattgtaAGTAAGCCTTTCCTGGTAATAATTATGAAGAGTGACAGAGAAGACTTCCAAAAGTGAAATCACAATTTGTTAGGGAGGCATtatttttgcctttctctgaggttgagataGTGTCATTTGTCAAAAGGCCACCCAGTAGATTTCCCACAGCTGAGTGGGGATCCTGGTCTTCACAGTCATAGTCAATGCTGAAAACACTAAAAAATCCTGGCTTTCTGAAATCACAATTCaaattcctttatttatttatttttttagaactTCTCATTTATGCTTCTGGCTCTTTTttccattgcattgcattgtttgGCATTTGACGTTGTCATTCTTGCTTATATtacacaatctatatatatatatatataaatgctctgtgcataatgagtaccttaaaaacaaaagaaccaatgaatgaaatcacaccaaatttggcaacaaaacgtctcacaacacaaggagtgaccatcactcaaaaaattgtgattttgtcatttgggagttgtagttgctgggatttatagttcacctacaatcaaagagcattctgaaccccaccaacgatggaattgaactaaacttggcacacagttctcctatgaccaatagaaaatactggaagggtttgctgggcagtgtcctttggttttggagttgtagttcacctacatccagaaatcaccgtggactcaaacaacgatggctctggaccaaactctacacgaatactcaatatgcccaaatgtggagtttggggaaaatagactcttgacatttgggagttatagttgctgggatttataatacacctacaatcacagagcattgttGTAGAGAAacgtttattatagagtgtttaatgtactgtgtttaaactgcatttatgtattacatttattgccatggcctagctgtgagggataggttgccatggtgacaagacaaggcagaagaggaggtgggcggagcttaaggaggaaaaggtttgaaagtggcagttaagctttagtccggtggatgagacccggagaagagcagagccagttaagggctctgggaaatagcagagtcaagaaaggactctggggaaagtagtttagtccggtggatgagacccggggaagaggagagccagttagggctctgttgtgaagctgtgagaattcagtagttcctagaatttgtgaatatttcttcagcaagagagctgaaggtgttaccttgttagattgcttaggttaaaagaatctaacagagggggttttcaggattgccagtaaggaaagactggtgatcagtggtttgttccgagtatagggcaaacagtgtggacattcacaatagggaactctgaagtagtataagcacttcactaaagaagaagtttgtagaatagtatcatcagaagcatgtatctcaaaccagccattttgtaacatcaagccttgtgccaagttcaaattctcaaaactgcaacaattacgttctgttaacaataaaacttgttctctttgtatttcaaacctgcctcctccattgcttttatgcttggtgcattccacactaccaaagtcacctcacaacacatctaaagataaacagagacataaaccagcgtctctaaacatatcggtggcagcttaattgatatttaggagaaggttcctcacagaatattggtggcattaaagaagattaatacttcctcacataatttttggtggcattctagtgagattagcgctgcttctttacaattgtgaaccccaccaatgatagaattgggccaaacctctcacacagaacccccatgtgggccacagcaacgtgtggcatggGACGGCTAGTAATGTATAATAAGGGTAGTAACCACTTAGTGTCTAACGAAAACTTCTGAATATCAAAAGTGCTTCAAGGCATGTAATATTTCTGTAGTACACCAATAAGAACACCTGTCTGATAATAGAATAGTCTACCTTGGAAGGTGATGGATTTTCCTTcatttgatgtttttaaacagaattTAGACAGTCACCTTTCGGGGTGTTTTTTCATTGGCAGGCAGTAAAACTAGATGGCTTGTGAGATTCCTTCAAACCCTATGATTCTGTAAATCATATGGGCCTTcatatattgttggactgcaagtcccagcatttTATATAATTGCCCATCCTAACTATAAggcaagatggctggatggtatccttgaagtgagtggcttgaccttgaaggagctgggggtggtgatagccaactgggagctctggagtgggctggtccatgacatcatgaagagtcagaagcaactgaacgaataaactataacaacaacaaagctacAGTTGCTGGGACATTCAGTCCAACAGTATATGGAGGGTCACATATCTACCTCCTCCTGACTGTAATACTCATAAGACCAGTAACCATTGGTTTGTCCACATGTTGCAAAAATAGGGATGAGGCTGAGAGTTAGCTTCAGCCAATGTTTTGATGCTCACCTCTCAGAGATGCTTTAGCAATGGTTTGCTGTACTAGCAGAGGCTTGGTCTAGATggctcttcctactctatgattccgTGAGGCATCACAGGGTGTAATGGGCTGCAGAGACAAAGCAAGATCACAGAAGCGTGCTTTCAGATAAGGCATCTCCACCTAAAGGCTGTACTTTTGTCTCATTCAGGAATCATCCAGCGCTGCTCAGCTGTGAAGTATCACTACACCTCATCTTCCTTGCCACGCAATTTGCCGGTCAATATTACCAACACAATTCGCCAAGATGAATGGCATGCTCTCCGTAAGTAACCTAAGCATTTGCTTAACACTCTGGCATCTATTCTATATGAACTTGGGATAAACCAAAGAAGAATTGCACATGCCTCTTTTTAGcagtaaaatgttatttttggtacatcaactcccagaatctctttGTTTGCATGGCCAATGATTCAAAGCTGTGGAATGTAGGTTAAAGAAATTATCTGTGTGAATGACCCTCCCTGTTCAAAACATATACATAAAAAGTAGCATACACAAAGTTTAGCCTCCTTCCTTATGCATTAGCTTTACATGAGGACATCTTGATGGAGGAGGTGTCAGATCTCCCTTGGATTCATCCGAGTACAGTAATCTCTagttctgtctatctatttatctaggcACACTGTTATCTCTTAGTGAAAAGAAGTAGAGTTCAGTCAAGTCCCTTTGGCACTGGAAcaatgttttgaattctgctgtaATTAATTACAGTAACGGACTATAAATTATTCtaaggttgggttgttgtgagtttttcgggttgtatggccatgttctagaagcattctctcctaatgtttcacccacatctgtggcaggcatactcagatgttgtgaggtttgGCTGCCataaaaccccacttgcctagtttccaacaaatctcaccacctctgaggatgcttgcaatagatgtgggtgaaatgtcaggagagaatgcttctgacacatggccatacagcccggaaaactcacagcaacccagtgattccagccatgaaagtcttcgacaacacattctaAGGTTGTTGAAAATTTATGGATTATCATTGCTCTACAGACAATGGTTAAAAGAAACAACCTGAAAAAAGGGAGAGTTATAAGGAATGATCCTTTTGAAATTATTAACCATGTAAACCTAAAGTCAGAAACTGTTTGACATTTATGCCATTTGCCTGGCCAAATTAAGGGCGTTCAGCCTAGTTTTCTCTTCCCCCTTAGTCCACGCAGTCCATAGCATGTTTAAGATATTATTGGACTGGTGGTAAGGCAGAAAATTTGTCTTGACTTCTGACATTTGGTAAATGTATGGCTATAATTTGTTTAGGGCCTTCTTAATTTTATGCTTAAGATAGGTATCCCTTTGTTCAATAGCTGTCTTATTAGGGAACATGCCTCCCTGATTTCACATACtaattccttttttgtttttgttcctgaCAGTAACTGCCTACTGATTAATCTGAAACATTTACAGTCTTCTTGCCCTTTTCTTATCTGTACTGTCTGTTGAACTTCCCAAAACCCTTTCAAGGCTTTTCAGAAATATATTAACAAAAAGCAACCCAGGCAGCATCTCTGCTAGTGTGTCATGCTTCTGAATTCAAGCCAGGTTGATGACTTGGATCATGCCTGTTCGTGCTATTCAAGAGCCACAGGGTgatgggggaggagggaggaggaagttgGGTGCGGTGTATCTGTATGTGTGAGagtacacccacacacacatatccagcATAACAGAATTTCACAACTGGGCCCAGCTTCCCAAAGAGCTTTGCTATTTTGCCGACTCTGGTTCAGGGCTTGACAAAGGCTCAATATTTTTGTGAAATGTAGCTTTGCTTTCTGAAATGCTTCCGCAGCATAGATTTATGCAATGCAAGATTCTGTCTCTTATTTCGTCTAGCACTCTTctattcctctttctctttctttcccctcttctttcttcacTGAACCAACACCTCCACACAGATCTGCGGAGAATGACAGCTGGCTTCATTGGTATGGCAGTTTCCATCATCCTGTTTGGATGGATTATTGGCATGCTGGGCTGTTGTAAACAGCATGAGCTCATGCAATATGTAGCAGGGCTGCTCTTCCTTATGGGAGGTGAGAGTTCTTTTTTGCTTACGTCCAAGAGCCGTGCAGTTGGTGTGATGCATGTACGCGATGAATTAAAGCCTGGGTAATGGGTTCCCATCACAAGAAACCACGCTTCAGCTAACTAGAGTTTAAACACCACTTGGCAAAACGCTGAAATGACATGAAGTGTCAGATAATACTATTCACCACATTCTTCTGTGCTTGCAGCTGCCCAAATCAGGGTTGTTTCACAGGataatccaaaatccaaagcagtTTTGGTTTcaggaatttcagataagggatactcaagctACGTTTTGTTATCACACCGAAACAGCAGCAACTGGTGGCTTTTCATGAAACCACTGTCAACATTATTATGGTGTGATTAATAGGATTTTTGTGTCATTGAATGCAGCGCTTCTTTCCTTGGAAACCAAAAGGGGCAACTGCAGGAGGCATATTCCCAAGGTGTGATCTGGTGCTGGACAAAACCACAAAACATTACAGCAATTTTAAGCTTTTGCTGATATAATAAAGAACTGGGCAGCTTAAAGCAAATGTATTCTCCCTTAGCCTGGTGCCACCCACATGTGTGGAGCTCGGTCTGCCATCATTCCCTAGCTGGGAGGGCTGGGATGATGGAAGAAATAATGTAGCACATATGCAGAGCGTAAGGAGGCTGATGCAAATGAAATAGCAGTTGATGGTGAAGGAAGAATAAGAAGCATTCAAAACCAATGAGACAGGGAGAAGAGATGCAGAGCATGGGATGAGGGGACAGGACACTTAACATAAGCTCCAGTAAGAGTCCATTCTAGTGGATAGGATCCTGGTGTACTCTTGCACAACCTtcaattttcctttcctttcctctctacaTGAAAGCCTCACGAGCCTGATGTTTCCCTTTGTGGggaagttgagaagcactgctgtcAGGCATgaaccttcctttctttttgcttccttcctcagGTACCTGCTGCATCATTTCCCTTTGCACCTGTGTGGCTGGGATCAACTTTGAGCTGTCCCGTTATCCCCGCTACGTCTACGGCTTGCCAGAAGACATCAGTCATGGCTATGGCTGGTCCATGTTCTGTGCCTGGGGAGGCCTGGGGCTGACCCTCCTGGCAGGATTCTTATGCACACTGGCTCCCTCGCTGAACAGCCCTCGGACTGTGGTACAGAAACCTAGACAGGAAAACGGTGCCGTGTGATATGAAGGCCGCAAAGGACTCTCTAGCAAGCACAGTCCAGCAGTAGGTTCCCACCGATGCAACGTGGGCACCTGAGATACATGAAGCAAGGGTGGCCCCTCTCGTGGAACAAATTAAGGGGCGCAATTGCTTTTTCAATGTCTTGGGGGAACACCACTCGTTGATTCTTCAGCCTGCCTGTCTCTGATACAAACGAACTGATCAGGTTCATTTTTATTCCTGGTTTGCCTAAAGGAAAGTTTTCTGTTAAATAGGGTGTGTTGCTGTAGGATCTGTGTACCATTTAAGCTGAACCAGATTTCTGCTAGGGGAAGCCACTGTGAATTCTGTTTGGTGTCCAGTGACTCAAAGGAACTCCATTTCAAGGAACTCTTAAGGACAAGCCAGAGTCAAAGGCCAAAGGGAAATTCATCTAGTCTCAGTATTGATTCTCCTTTGCAGCAGAGACCTAGACCTCGATTTGTATTGAAGCAGCACTTGAAGTCAGCTTGTTCTGAGGGGGCTTTAATTATTCAGACGGGGAGGTTAGAAAGTACTTCCTCTGGACCACTCAGTATCTGAGCCTTGTCAGTTCTGGAAGCCAAATATGCATAGCAGCTCATGAAGTCATTTGCAAGGTTGATGCATAGGAtacttggggaaaatggaatttaACTAGGTTTCAGATGCTTACAAGATTCTTCCACAAGGGGGCACACCTGAGTTAGTGATAATAAATCCACCCAAAAGTATGCAAGTGGTCCAAACTTACAGACAGGAATAATGGTCTGTGAATTTAATTGGGTTACTGACTCCATCGTGACATTCCTGTATGTTAGGTTAAAGCCACATATTCATTTAAAAGAGTTAAAACGCAATTTCTTGGTGGGGCCAGAATCTCAAGGCTACTCTTCTGCAGTCCCGTCTTTCCAACTTTTGTAAAAAGAGGCAAATTCAGATTTACAATTCCACTTCAAATCCTTCCAGGCTGATTGTAGAAGAAACTACTTTTCACAGATGAGCACAGAAACAAACTCGCCCCCTTGATGGCAACTTTTTTGAGAGAAAAGGGAGCATTCTTGATTTTAAGGGGGGCTTGCTGTATGCACGTGAATGAGAGCTGAACCTAAACTCAGGAACATCAACAATGGTGCTGAGGGGAAGCGCTGGTCTTTCCTCGTTGTACTCCTTTTCTGTCTCCCTAAAAGACTGCACAAGAAGCCTTGGTTAGAGGGGCTGTTtacattgtatttttaagtggCATGTAATTAATTACTCAGTGCTAAAGTCAATGTATTCATGGAAAGTGTGATTTTTAAATGGAAGTTGTATGTTTCAAGAGATATTAAATTAAAAGGCTTGGTTACAGTGAATGGATGGGCACTTCCACCTTTTGGGGTCTCTGTAGAGAAAGATCTCAATTTATTCTCTACAAAAAACAAACTCAATCAGGGACGTAGAAACAAAATGTCAGTCGtttctagagccattctctcaATGTTGGCCTGCTCATTTCCATCTAACAAAACCTAATGTGTACAAGTTGCATGTAAAATCAAAAACATACTGGCTGTTGTGATCAGAGGCTAGTGGGTCCAACAGTATATACTTtaggccaggcatcctcaaactgcagccctccagctgtttgggcctccaactcccagaagccctattgagcttgttcaattgtcaggaatttggagttgaaggcccaaacagctggaaggccacagtttgaagatgcctgctttAGGcattccctgagttacaaacatccaacttacatacaatttCTAGTTACAAATGGAGGAGGAAAACCAGGAAGTGAAAGGAAATCTagtcctaggaagggaaatacaCTCCTGTAAGATGTATCCAGGGAAAAGTGTCTCCGCTGAATCTtcatcgccaatccttgtttccatgacaactccaaattttcaaaatccaattgtcacatggacaaaaagggaggtgaaatcttctgaacaggggcacagacagcaaaacaaatatgaCGAGGGTGTTAACCTTCCCTAAGCCATCCAAACTGATTTTTATGCTGGCATTACAGTTACTGGGCTTTAGTTCAAAGGCTGAACAAGGGACTTTCTAATGTACACAGGCAAGGAACTACAGTACTATTACAGCAAATGTCCTTACAAAGTTTCTCTACTCAGTCACACAAACAGGATACGAGTTTGAGGTTATTAGTGtgaatttgggtttttttctatcTTAGGTTCACCCCAACTCCAAATCTGGATGTTTTTAGTGCTTTAAACTATTATTAATATGTCTCAAACTTTAAAAGAATCAGCTCAGAATTTTTCTTCCTTAGACTACAGCAACACAACTTTCTTCATCAAAGCAGATGTTTTATTTCCCCCACCCCCCGTTACTTTAAAGAAAGTAATACAATTCAGTTCCAAGTGTTTTGAGCCTGCTTTTTCAGTCAAGGCCTTAATAAACAATTGTAGATGAAAGATTCAAGCGTAATATTGTAGGTTGGCTTTCTTCTTGGCCTGCACTTCCAAGATTCCTTCCATGTAATCCTCGTGGGTCAGCTCCGTAGCTCCATGCCGCAGCGCAATCATTCCCTGTCCCAGTGAGAAAAGGAATAGTTCAAGAAACACATCTAAATAATGCACTTCCCAATCAGACACAGTACAGTGCCACTTTTATGTTGAAAGCTGTCTCAACTtaaagaccacacctggaatactgtctccagttctgggcaccgcaatttaagggagatgttgacaagctggaatgtatccagaggaggcgactaaaatgatcaagggtctggagaacaagccctatgaggagcggcttaaagagctgggcatgtttagcctgcagaaaagaaggctgagaggagacatgatgagaggggccatgtataaatatgtgaggggaagccatagggaagagggagcaacttgttttctgctgccctggatactaggatgctgaacaatggcttcaaactacaggaaaggagattccacctgaacattaggaagaatttcctgactgtgagagctgttcagcagtggaactctctgccccagagtgtggtggaggctccttctttgaaggcttttaaacagaagctgaatggccatctgttgggggtactttgaatgcaatattcctgcttcttggcagggggttggactggatagcccacaaggtctcttccaattctatcattcccTGTAATCAATCTTTTGCTTTGGACAGACTGAcccggaatactgtgtccaagtctgggcaccacagttcaagataCTGAGAAGGGAACTTGCGCAGAAGAGGGCAATTGAAAAAGTAAAAGGTCtgaaagccaagccctatgagcagcAGCTTAGGTAGCTGGGTAGGCTTAACTtgcagaagaaaaggttaagAGGGACATGATacctatgtttaaatatttgaaagaatgttcaattgaggagggggcaagtttattttctgccactctagagactaggacatggagcaatgaattaaaatggcaggaagagagattccacctaaacattaggaagaacttcctgatgacaagaactgtttgacagtggaatatgatgTTTGAATTGTGATGAAGTatcctttggagg is a window encoding:
- the LOC132767766 gene encoding transmembrane protein 178B-like isoform X1, whose protein sequence is MAAAAQALSCAGLLLAAAALALLAVAIGTDSWYETDARRHRERCRGYGHKRHPISDPPGSMSAPIPQLPLRARPPRALLAAAAGKEDQAPDAARAAEAGKAAAEKAAEKAAAGGSPPAPPARPAALVLESHCGRRFNSTVSGLWRRCHREGFEPDSEELIQKGIIQRCSAVKYHYTSSSLPRNLPVNITNTIRQDEWHALHLRRMTAGFIGMAVSIILFGWIIGMLGCCKQHELMQYVAGLLFLMGGTCCIISLCTCVAGINFELSRYPRYVYGLPEDISHGYGWSMFCAWGGLGLTLLAGFLCTLAPSLNSPRTVVQKPRQENGAV